One stretch of Armigeres subalbatus isolate Guangzhou_Male chromosome 2, GZ_Asu_2, whole genome shotgun sequence DNA includes these proteins:
- the LOC134214597 gene encoding telomerase reverse transcriptase-like has translation MYLKLARLCMNENYFTFRGSFYKQTKGAPMGNPLSPFLCELFMANLEDNLEEQGVLPEKWWRYVDDIFSIINRKDLPRILEAINNVHKDIKFTHEEEKEGSPPTP, from the exons atgtatctcaagcttgcaagattatgcatgaatgagaactactttacattccgtggaagcttctacaaacaaacgaagggtgcacctatgggaaatccgctatcaccgtttttgtgcgaattattcatggcgaatttggaggacaacctagaggaacaaggagtactacccgagaagtggtggagatacgtggacgacattttcagcatcatcaaccggaaagatctacccaggattttggaagcgataaacaacgtgcataaagacatcaaattcacccacgaggaggaaaaggaag gaagcccaccaacaccatga